Proteins found in one Serinicoccus marinus DSM 15273 genomic segment:
- a CDS encoding CsbD family protein: protein MGIGDKISNKAEEASGKAKEAFGDATDNERMETEGKADQTSADVKQAGENVKDAWKDSSR from the coding sequence ATGGGAATCGGCGACAAGATCTCGAACAAGGCCGAGGAGGCCTCGGGCAAGGCCAAGGAGGCCTTCGGCGACGCCACCGACAACGAGCGGATGGAGACCGAGGGCAAGGCCGACCAGACGAGCGCCGACGTCAAGCAGGCGGGCGAGAACGTCAAGGACGCCTGGAAGGACTCCTCTCGGTGA
- a CDS encoding RNA polymerase-binding protein RbpA, whose amino-acid sequence MAERSLRGTNLSWLSFESDEGVSFSDREISRYVCPDGHVSELPFSVEAEIPPIWECRCGLDAKLENGPEPELKATKPQRTHWDMLLERRSIPELEELLEERLGLLREMRGEKPRRKRTA is encoded by the coding sequence ATGGCAGAGAGGTCCCTTCGCGGCACCAACCTGAGCTGGCTGTCCTTCGAGAGCGACGAGGGCGTCTCCTTCAGCGACCGTGAGATCAGCCGCTACGTCTGCCCGGACGGGCACGTCAGCGAGCTGCCGTTCTCCGTCGAGGCCGAGATCCCCCCGATCTGGGAGTGCCGGTGCGGGCTGGACGCCAAGCTCGAGAACGGCCCGGAGCCGGAGCTCAAGGCGACCAAGCCGCAGCGCACCCACTGGGACATGCTGCTGGAGCGCCGCTCCATCCCCGAGCTGGAGGAGCTGCTCGAGGAGCGCCTCGGGCTGCTGCGCGAGATGCGCGGGGAGAAGCCGCGGCGCAAGCGCACGGCCTGA
- a CDS encoding FxsA family protein, protein MSGRPQARRRPVLRWVLLALVLLPVIEIAVLVMVGRAIGLWWTLGLIILVAVAGTWLARRESGRTYRELQQALSSGRMPADQVTDAILLTVGGFLLLLPGFVSDILALILILPFTRPLARRLLQALVASRALATVGGTPTGGPGRARRAPGSGTVIDGEIVDEQPPPWRGERPPQIDR, encoded by the coding sequence ATGTCCGGACGACCGCAGGCTCGACGCCGACCCGTGCTGCGCTGGGTCCTGCTGGCGCTCGTGCTGCTCCCGGTGATCGAGATCGCCGTGCTCGTCATGGTGGGCCGCGCGATCGGCCTGTGGTGGACCCTCGGGCTGATCATCCTGGTCGCGGTGGCAGGCACCTGGCTGGCGCGCCGGGAGAGCGGCCGGACCTACCGGGAGCTGCAGCAGGCGCTGAGCTCGGGACGGATGCCCGCCGACCAGGTGACCGATGCGATCCTGCTGACCGTGGGCGGGTTCCTGCTGCTCCTGCCCGGATTCGTCAGCGACATCCTCGCCCTCATCCTCATCCTGCCGTTCACCCGGCCGCTGGCGCGCCGGCTGCTGCAGGCCCTCGTCGCCAGCCGGGCCCTGGCGACCGTCGGGGGAACGCCGACCGGGGGGCCCGGCCGGGCGCGGCGGGCACCGGGCTCGGGCACCGTCATCGACGGCGAGATCGTCGACGAGCAGCCGCCGCCCTGGCGGGGGGAGCGCCCCCCGCAGATCGATCGGTGA
- a CDS encoding polyprenol monophosphomannose synthase — MTSRGPLRRVCVCIPTYQERASLPGVVARLRSAVPLAEVLVIDDASPDGTGALAEDLAATDPQIHVLHRRAKEGLGPAYLAGFDWAAGRGYDAVVEMDADGSHQPEQLPALLAAAQDDGGADLVIGSRWVPGGSVHRWPLHRRGLSVGANTYVRLSLGIPVRDATAGFRVYRLPRLTSLLATPVASQGYCFQVDLTLRAVDAGLEVREVPIAFVERVEGASKMTDAIVREAVVRVGGWAWERRARQVREHLARRDRSRWHHLEEAT; from the coding sequence GTGACCTCCCGTGGCCCGCTGCGCCGTGTCTGCGTCTGCATCCCGACCTACCAGGAGCGCGCCTCCCTCCCCGGTGTCGTGGCCCGGCTGCGGTCCGCCGTACCCCTCGCTGAGGTGCTCGTCATCGACGACGCCAGCCCGGACGGCACCGGTGCCCTCGCGGAGGACCTGGCCGCCACGGACCCGCAGATCCACGTGCTCCACCGCCGGGCGAAGGAGGGCCTGGGACCGGCCTACCTCGCGGGCTTCGACTGGGCTGCGGGGCGCGGCTACGACGCGGTCGTCGAGATGGACGCCGACGGCTCGCACCAGCCCGAGCAGCTCCCCGCGCTCCTCGCAGCCGCCCAGGACGACGGGGGAGCCGACCTCGTGATCGGGTCCCGCTGGGTGCCCGGCGGCTCGGTCCACCGCTGGCCGCTGCACCGCAGGGGGCTGTCGGTCGGCGCCAACACCTACGTGCGGCTGTCCCTCGGCATCCCCGTGCGGGACGCCACCGCCGGTTTCCGCGTCTACCGCCTGCCCCGGCTCACGTCCTTGCTCGCGACACCAGTGGCCTCGCAGGGCTACTGCTTCCAGGTCGACCTCACCCTGCGCGCCGTCGACGCGGGCCTCGAGGTGCGTGAGGTGCCGATCGCCTTCGTCGAGCGCGTGGAGGGAGCCTCCAAGATGACCGACGCCATCGTGCGTGAGGCGGTGGTGAGGGTCGGCGGCTGGGCCTGGGAGCGCCGTGCCCGCCAGGTCCGGGAACACCTGGCCCGCCGCGACCGTTCTCGATGGCACCACCTGGAGGAGGCCACGTGA
- the lnt gene encoding apolipoprotein N-acyltransferase, translating into MQVAAVQGDLPPDFTRTLSAERGTMLQRYTSMTEGLATDVADGAAPAPDLVLWPEGASDLDPFAPDGGAEAVARMMPGVEALDAPVVLGATSYGTGDAPRNMVLELQPGQGVDDTYQKIYLAPFGERMPLRPVMRHLSEWVDRIPDWEPGTEPGVMDVALPDGRQVRLGLGICFEVVVDAAVRDAVAGGAELLVVPTSNAWFGEGDEAAQHIATSRVRAVEYGRSVVHISNVGISGLIDPDGWVEEETTLFSQALLEGELPLRSTPTPALTTGPWVVPAAALVVVAALLGLVVRRRSAD; encoded by the coding sequence GTGCAGGTCGCCGCTGTCCAGGGGGACCTGCCACCGGACTTCACCCGGACGCTGAGCGCCGAGCGCGGCACGATGCTCCAGCGTTACACGAGCATGACCGAGGGGCTCGCCACCGACGTGGCCGACGGTGCCGCACCGGCACCGGACCTGGTCCTGTGGCCCGAGGGAGCCAGCGACCTGGACCCCTTTGCCCCGGACGGCGGCGCGGAGGCGGTCGCCCGCATGATGCCGGGCGTCGAGGCCCTCGACGCACCGGTCGTCCTGGGCGCGACGAGCTACGGCACCGGTGATGCCCCGCGCAACATGGTCCTCGAGCTGCAACCGGGGCAGGGCGTGGACGACACCTACCAGAAGATCTACCTCGCGCCCTTCGGGGAGCGGATGCCGCTGCGCCCGGTGATGCGGCACCTGTCGGAGTGGGTCGACCGGATCCCCGACTGGGAGCCCGGCACCGAGCCCGGGGTCATGGACGTCGCGCTGCCCGACGGACGTCAGGTGCGCCTGGGTCTGGGGATCTGCTTCGAGGTCGTCGTGGACGCCGCGGTCCGCGACGCCGTCGCCGGGGGAGCCGAGCTGCTCGTGGTGCCCACCAGCAACGCCTGGTTCGGGGAGGGTGACGAGGCTGCTCAGCACATCGCGACCTCCCGGGTGCGGGCGGTCGAGTACGGCCGCTCGGTGGTCCACATCAGCAACGTCGGCATCTCGGGGCTGATCGACCCCGACGGCTGGGTCGAGGAGGAGACGACGCTGTTCAGCCAGGCCCTGCTCGAGGGTGAGCTGCCGCTGCGCTCGACACCGACGCCGGCCCTGACGACCGGCCCCTGGGTGGTCCCGGCAGCGGCACTCGTCGTGGTCGCCGCCCTGCTCGGCCTGGTGGTCCGGCGGCGGTCGGCTGACTAG
- a CDS encoding KamA family radical SAM protein: protein MSAQIEQPYVYRRRELVEPDWTRFPGWKDVTAEQWADVQWQRVNCVKNIGQLRTVMGDLLTDDFYADLEQDQTQRATMSMLLPPQMLNTMVSEITWADGRMPAAGTEFTQAFLADPVRRYMLPVFSDRRTDWSSHPYATRDSLHEHDMWVAEGLTHRYPTKVLAEMLPTCPQYCGHCTRMDLVGNSTPTVTKLKLAGKPVDRHTAILDYLRATPGVRDVVVSGGDVANMPWKNLEAWLDQLLEIENIRDVRLATKALMGMPQHWLAPDTVEGVSRVAGKARERGVGLAIHTHINAAQSVTPLVAEASRAMLDAGIRDVRNQGVLMRGVNDTSAQLLDLCFAMADEAMITPYYFYMCDMIPFSEHWRVSLAHAQHLQHSLLGYLPGFATPRIVCDVPFVGKRWVHQVDTYDTERGISSWRKNYRTSIEGEDVDVTSAEYVYYDPIDTLPVSGQDWWRQQAAEVHGTDEAGQQEKAVAAAAASRQASVDQLV from the coding sequence ATGAGCGCACAGATCGAGCAGCCCTACGTCTACCGACGCCGCGAGCTGGTGGAACCCGACTGGACCCGCTTCCCCGGGTGGAAGGACGTCACCGCCGAGCAGTGGGCCGACGTGCAGTGGCAGCGGGTCAACTGCGTGAAGAACATCGGCCAGCTACGCACCGTGATGGGCGACCTGCTGACCGACGACTTCTACGCCGACCTGGAGCAGGACCAGACGCAGCGGGCCACGATGTCGATGCTGCTGCCGCCGCAGATGCTCAACACCATGGTCAGCGAGATCACCTGGGCCGACGGGCGGATGCCTGCTGCCGGGACCGAGTTCACCCAGGCCTTCCTCGCCGACCCGGTGCGCCGCTACATGCTCCCGGTCTTCTCCGACCGGCGCACCGACTGGTCGAGCCATCCCTACGCCACGCGCGACAGCCTGCACGAGCACGACATGTGGGTCGCCGAGGGGCTCACCCACCGCTACCCCACTAAGGTGCTGGCGGAGATGCTGCCGACCTGCCCGCAGTACTGCGGGCACTGCACCCGGATGGACCTCGTCGGCAACTCCACCCCCACGGTCACCAAGCTCAAGCTCGCGGGCAAGCCGGTGGACCGGCACACCGCGATCCTGGACTACCTGCGCGCCACCCCCGGCGTGCGCGACGTGGTGGTCTCCGGCGGCGACGTCGCCAACATGCCCTGGAAGAACCTCGAGGCCTGGCTGGACCAGCTGCTCGAGATCGAGAACATCCGGGACGTGCGCCTGGCCACCAAGGCCCTCATGGGTATGCCGCAGCACTGGCTCGCGCCGGACACCGTCGAGGGCGTGTCCCGCGTCGCCGGGAAGGCCCGCGAGCGCGGGGTCGGCCTGGCGATCCACACCCACATCAACGCCGCGCAGTCCGTCACCCCGCTCGTCGCCGAGGCGAGCAGGGCGATGCTCGACGCCGGCATCCGCGACGTCCGCAACCAGGGGGTGCTGATGCGCGGGGTCAACGACACCTCCGCGCAGCTGCTCGACCTCTGCTTCGCGATGGCGGACGAGGCCATGATCACGCCCTACTACTTCTACATGTGCGACATGATCCCGTTCAGCGAGCACTGGCGGGTCTCGCTCGCCCACGCCCAGCACCTGCAGCACTCGTTGCTCGGCTACCTGCCCGGCTTCGCGACCCCGCGCATCGTGTGCGACGTGCCCTTCGTGGGCAAGCGCTGGGTGCACCAGGTCGACACCTACGACACCGAGCGCGGTATCTCCTCCTGGCGCAAGAACTACCGCACCTCGATCGAGGGCGAGGACGTCGACGTCACGAGCGCGGAGTACGTCTACTACGACCCGATCGACACCCTGCCCGTCAGCGGGCAGGACTGGTGGCGGCAGCAGGCGGCGGAGGTGCACGGGACCGACGAGGCCGGTCAGCAGGAGAAGGCCGTCGCCGCGGCCGCGGCCTCCCGCCAGGCCTCGGTCGACCAGCTCGTCTGA
- the ybaK gene encoding Cys-tRNA(Pro) deacylase: protein MARTRSSGGTPATVALDRAGIRYAVRAYEHDPAAASYGTEAAKALGVAQARVFKTLLVQGERELAVGIVPVDGQLDLKAMAAALGLKRVAMADVATAERVTGYVVGGISPIGQKRSLETVLDESAQQHDTILVSGGRRGLDLELAPADLLAVTRGTIAGIARRS from the coding sequence ATGGCGCGGACGAGGAGCTCGGGCGGGACCCCGGCGACGGTGGCCCTGGACCGGGCGGGCATCAGGTATGCGGTCCGTGCCTACGAGCACGACCCCGCGGCGGCGTCCTACGGGACCGAGGCGGCGAAGGCCCTCGGGGTGGCGCAGGCCAGGGTGTTCAAGACGTTGCTCGTGCAGGGTGAGCGCGAGCTCGCCGTGGGCATCGTCCCGGTGGACGGACAGCTCGATCTCAAGGCGATGGCGGCCGCCCTCGGGCTCAAGCGGGTCGCCATGGCGGACGTCGCCACCGCGGAGCGGGTCACCGGATACGTGGTCGGAGGGATCAGCCCGATCGGGCAGAAGCGGTCCCTCGAAACGGTGCTGGACGAGTCCGCGCAGCAGCACGATACGATCCTCGTGAGCGGAGGACGCCGCGGTCTGGACCTGGAGCTGGCACCCGCGGACCTCCTCGCCGTGACCCGCGGGACCATCGCCGGCATCGCGCGACGGTCGTAG
- a CDS encoding Lrp/AsnC family transcriptional regulator, translated as MEPLDRHIVTVLAQDGRISFADLGRQVGLSTSAVHQRVKRLEERGIITGYRAVVDYASVGLPLTALMSVTPFDPSDDDDIPERLAHIEEIVACWSVAGDENYVLLIRVPRPQDLEELLGRIRQQGSCSTNTTIVLSTPWEDRLGSLPVHAPELT; from the coding sequence ATGGAGCCGCTGGACCGCCACATCGTCACCGTCCTCGCGCAGGACGGGCGCATCAGCTTCGCCGACCTCGGGCGTCAGGTCGGGCTGTCGACGTCCGCGGTGCACCAGCGGGTCAAGCGGCTCGAGGAGCGGGGGATCATCACCGGCTACCGGGCGGTCGTCGACTACGCCTCGGTCGGGCTGCCGCTGACGGCGCTCATGTCGGTGACGCCCTTCGACCCCTCGGACGACGACGACATCCCGGAGCGGCTGGCGCACATCGAGGAGATCGTCGCCTGCTGGTCGGTCGCCGGCGACGAGAACTACGTGCTGCTCATCCGGGTGCCCCGGCCGCAGGACCTGGAGGAGCTGCTCGGCCGGATCCGGCAGCAGGGCTCCTGCTCGACCAACACCACCATCGTGCTGTCCACCCCGTGGGAGGACCGCCTCGGCAGCCTGCCGGTGCACGCCCCCGAGTTGACCTGA
- a CDS encoding 5'-3' exonuclease codes for MTAPADDRAVAPPQLLLLDTASLYFRAYFGVKDLREAPDGTPTNAVRGLVDMIATLVGRFSPTHLVCCWDNDWRPAFRVEAIPSYKAHRLVEGPEGREDTEEAPPELEVQVPIIRRVLDAVGIPILGADGYEADDVIGTLTARHRRRIPVGVVTGDRDLFQLVDDEAGVTVVYTAKQGVRDAEEIHQADLMSRYAVPTGQAYAEMSMLRGDTSDGLPGVKGIGEKTAAALIEQYGTLAALRAAVDSGDPAIKGARRTNLEAGADYLDVAPKVVLVAHDAPVPDVPLTLPREIADPGTLQQLVETYDLGSPVGRLMAALEVSP; via the coding sequence ATGACCGCACCTGCCGACGATCGTGCCGTCGCCCCGCCGCAGCTGCTGCTGCTCGACACGGCCTCGCTCTACTTCCGCGCCTACTTCGGCGTCAAGGACCTGCGCGAGGCGCCCGACGGCACGCCGACCAACGCGGTCCGCGGGCTCGTGGACATGATCGCCACGCTCGTCGGACGCTTCTCCCCCACCCACCTCGTCTGCTGCTGGGACAACGACTGGCGACCGGCCTTCCGGGTCGAGGCGATCCCGTCCTACAAGGCTCACCGTCTGGTCGAGGGGCCGGAGGGCCGCGAGGACACGGAGGAGGCTCCACCTGAGCTGGAGGTCCAGGTCCCGATCATCCGGCGGGTGCTGGACGCCGTCGGCATCCCGATCCTCGGTGCGGACGGCTACGAGGCGGACGACGTCATCGGCACCCTCACCGCGCGCCACCGCCGGCGGATCCCCGTCGGTGTGGTCACCGGCGACCGCGACCTCTTCCAGCTGGTCGACGACGAGGCGGGGGTGACGGTGGTCTACACCGCCAAGCAAGGTGTCCGGGACGCCGAGGAGATCCACCAGGCCGACCTGATGTCCCGGTATGCCGTCCCCACCGGACAGGCCTACGCCGAGATGTCGATGCTGCGCGGGGACACCTCGGACGGGCTGCCCGGGGTGAAGGGCATCGGGGAGAAGACCGCTGCGGCGCTCATCGAGCAGTACGGCACGCTCGCCGCCCTGCGCGCGGCGGTCGACAGCGGTGACCCGGCGATCAAGGGCGCCCGGCGCACCAACCTGGAGGCGGGCGCCGACTATCTCGACGTCGCCCCGAAGGTCGTGCTCGTCGCTCACGACGCCCCGGTGCCCGACGTGCCGCTGACCCTGCCCCGGGAGATCGCCGACCCGGGCACCCTGCAGCAGCTCGTCGAGACCTACGACCTCGGCAGCCCGGTCGGCCGGCTCATGGCCGCGCTCGAGGTGAGCCCCTAG
- a CDS encoding phosphatase PAP2 family protein: MTTTQAPQAGPAPSSRSTTASRLPWVLLVGAAVGFGLMYALAVRTTSGQRVDTGLMDAVTVTGAQHRALDALLPDPYLLLALALAVGAVALARRVRTGLAVLVCVPLLVGATQVLKAGLPRPQLADPWLMSNSLPSGHTGAAAALGLALLLVVPRRWLPLAAVLGAGVTAWMGALVVMLGYHRPSDVLASVLLAVGAGGLGLLVRGDTGSGARLS; this comes from the coding sequence ATGACCACGACGCAGGCTCCGCAGGCCGGTCCGGCCCCGAGCAGCCGGTCGACGACCGCGTCCCGGCTGCCCTGGGTGCTCCTCGTGGGCGCGGCCGTCGGCTTCGGTCTGATGTATGCCCTCGCCGTCCGGACGACGTCGGGCCAGCGCGTCGACACCGGCCTCATGGATGCTGTCACCGTGACCGGTGCGCAGCACCGGGCGCTCGACGCCCTGCTGCCCGACCCCTACCTGCTGCTCGCGCTGGCTCTGGCCGTGGGTGCCGTGGCGCTGGCGCGGCGGGTGCGCACGGGCCTCGCCGTGCTCGTCTGCGTGCCGCTGCTCGTCGGGGCGACCCAGGTGCTCAAGGCCGGGCTGCCGCGACCGCAGCTGGCCGACCCGTGGCTGATGTCGAACTCGCTGCCGAGCGGCCACACCGGGGCGGCCGCGGCGCTGGGGCTGGCCCTGCTGCTGGTCGTGCCCCGGCGGTGGCTGCCCCTCGCGGCGGTGCTCGGGGCCGGCGTGACGGCGTGGATGGGTGCCCTGGTCGTCATGCTGGGCTATCACCGGCCCAGCGACGTCCTCGCCTCCGTGCTGCTCGCTGTCGGCGCCGGTGGGCTCGGCCTGCTGGTGCGCGGCGACACCGGCAGCGGCGCGCGGCTCAGCTGA